TCGTCATTCTAAGCATAATCGAAGAATCTTAAAGAATAAACCACAAAGAGCGCCTAACTATGGTGGAATAATGGTTAAACGATGGTGTAATGTGGTGAAACAATAGTAAAAGATGTATTATAACAATTGTTTAATTTCGTGTTAAAAATATTTTTTACTCCATATTCCACAACCGTTTAACAATAGTTCAACGACTGTTCCCCTATCGTTCCCCTATCGTTCCTCTATTGTTCAATCGCTATTTTTACGACAATTTTTCTGATTTCTTGGGGTGTTGTTACCAGACAGGATGGTCTGTGAATGTCGGTAGGATAGAAAATTGTATACATTTTTTCAGAGACAACAACTTCTTGTTCATTGTTAATGTTTTTATAGAAAATTGCATCCTTCTCTTTACTACAATCTTCTGCAATTTCTTGGCCTGATAGCAAGGGGCTATAACCCATTACTTCAGCACCTTTTACCATATATTGAATATCAATATACTTAAGATGAGTTTCTGCTTTGCATTCAGCTTTTGGTTTAGTGGTATAAGTTGCCAAATTAGCAATTATAACGTCTCCATCAATTACATATTTACCATCAGCTTTTGAACTCCAATCCGTTTTTC
The nucleotide sequence above comes from Negativicutes bacterium. Encoded proteins:
- a CDS encoding YhcH/YjgK/YiaL family protein, yielding MFLSHIDNFAVEKKYLAPRIQVALEFLRKTDWSSKADGKYVIDGDVIIANLATYTTKPKAECKAETHLKYIDIQYMVKGAEVMGYSPLLSGQEIAEDCSKEKDAIFYKNINNEQEVVVSEKMYTIFYPTDIHRPSCLVTTPQEIRKIVVKIAIEQ